In Arthrobacter sp. UKPF54-2, the following are encoded in one genomic region:
- a CDS encoding SRPBCC domain-containing protein, translated as MDNLFSHAAAAPDPEPEGGLEPVVFTVVVPGAVARAFVGFTEHTHLWWPLEDHSVYGAGSYVEFEENLILETADDGRTASWGTIDDWQPPLSFHASWHPGTQALWSTELRVAFRAVEGGTEVRLVQSGWEGAQDPAATRAEYQAGWPGVLAKFVRFMGGQTAE; from the coding sequence ATGGATAACCTCTTCAGCCATGCCGCGGCAGCCCCGGACCCGGAACCTGAGGGCGGCCTCGAGCCGGTGGTGTTCACCGTCGTCGTCCCGGGCGCGGTCGCGAGGGCCTTTGTCGGATTCACCGAGCACACGCACCTCTGGTGGCCGCTGGAAGACCACAGTGTGTATGGCGCGGGCTCCTACGTGGAGTTCGAGGAGAACCTGATCCTCGAAACTGCTGACGACGGCCGGACCGCCAGCTGGGGCACCATCGACGACTGGCAGCCCCCGCTGTCCTTCCACGCCAGCTGGCACCCCGGCACGCAGGCGTTGTGGTCCACCGAGCTGCGCGTCGCCTTCCGGGCCGTGGAGGGTGGCACGGAGGTGCGGCTGGTGCAGAGTGGCTGGGAGGGCGCCCAGGACCCGGCTGCGACGCGTGCGGAGTACCAGGCCGGCTGGCCAGGGGTCCTGGCGAAGTTCGTGCGCTTCATGGGCGGCCAGACGGCCGAGTAA
- a CDS encoding LacI family DNA-binding transcriptional regulator yields MPGIKDVAERAGLSIATVSRALSGKGNVSTQSRERAQAAAAELGFVLSYHASSLASGRNHNVGVVVPSVHRWFFSSVVEGVSATLLDAGYDLTLYNVSEGEERRHSVLNDFLLRKRVDAVIAVSLELSEAEIQQLLAIHRPIVGIGGPLPGASTIRINDSGIAEAAARHLIQLGHSRIAHMTGDAAYEKDFRLPGTRQGGFTKAMRDAGLPIRPEWLVSADFTIQGAYASARQLLGSSPERPTAVFAASDEMAIGTILAARDFGLRVPHDLSVIGIDGHELGELFGLTTIDQDPRGQGAMAVRRLLAGLEGGTDTVAADTEYPTRFVIRSSTAVPPVDAAPLR; encoded by the coding sequence ATGCCCGGCATCAAGGACGTCGCGGAACGGGCGGGCCTCTCCATCGCCACCGTTTCGCGCGCCTTGAGCGGCAAGGGCAACGTCTCCACCCAGAGCCGTGAGCGTGCCCAGGCTGCGGCGGCCGAACTCGGCTTTGTCCTCTCCTACCACGCCTCCAGCCTCGCGTCCGGGCGGAACCACAACGTCGGCGTTGTGGTTCCCTCCGTGCACCGCTGGTTCTTCTCCTCGGTGGTGGAGGGCGTCTCCGCGACCCTGCTCGACGCCGGCTATGACCTCACGCTGTACAACGTCAGCGAGGGCGAGGAACGCCGGCACAGCGTGCTGAACGACTTCCTGCTGCGCAAGCGCGTGGATGCGGTGATTGCGGTGTCCCTGGAGCTCAGCGAGGCCGAGATCCAGCAACTGCTCGCGATCCACCGGCCCATTGTCGGCATTGGCGGCCCGCTGCCGGGCGCCTCGACCATCCGGATCAACGATTCGGGCATTGCCGAGGCCGCGGCCCGGCACCTGATCCAGCTTGGCCACAGCCGGATCGCGCATATGACCGGCGACGCCGCCTACGAGAAGGACTTCCGGCTGCCGGGCACCCGCCAGGGCGGCTTCACCAAGGCCATGCGGGACGCGGGCCTGCCCATCCGGCCCGAGTGGCTGGTCTCGGCCGACTTCACCATCCAGGGCGCGTACGCCAGCGCACGGCAGCTACTGGGCAGCTCCCCGGAACGCCCCACCGCGGTCTTCGCCGCCTCCGATGAGATGGCGATCGGCACGATTCTCGCCGCCCGGGACTTCGGGCTGCGCGTTCCGCACGATTTGTCCGTGATCGGCATCGACGGCCACGAACTGGGCGAACTGTTCGGCCTGACCACCATCGACCAGGACCCCCGCGGCCAAGGGGCCATGGCCGTCCGGCGGCTGCTGGCAGGTCTTGAAGGCGGCACGGACACCGTGGCGGCAGACACCGAGTACCCGACCAGGTTTGTAATCCGGTCCAGCACTGCGGTTCCGCCGGTCGACGCTGCACCCCTTCGCTAG